In one window of Pseudobdellovibrionaceae bacterium DNA:
- a CDS encoding carboxy terminal-processing peptidase: MRYSIGFLSRLSVIVIGFLISYQAFAQKAATSNLSCDHIWDIERSFLAYHVLHDQPSKEIEDRTIDQFIEKLDGSKIYLLNKDVSLLKRKLKGIVKATANKQCTPIVEAQDLLVKRVAERVAFVKQYLNKGFKFDPKTSLNLDADERAYPASKAQAEKFLKQYLQFQVANYLATDMEMAEAKKYVERNYERVERRVRTYETEDLWATYIDAFAHALDPHSSYFSRDSWEDFLINMNLSLEGIGATLSSKDGFTLIENLLPGGAAYKSNQLKTQDKIIAVAQGEQGEFENVIEMELRDVVRRIRGPKGSKVRLRVLRKSAKKNETLTVTLVRQKVDLEDEAAAVTYLDRKVGDKTYKIALLDLPSFYADTRKGGRSAASDVKKLLAEVRDKNVDSVVFDLSTNGGGSLDDAVKIAGLFFRVGNVVKQSSRDIGRPAQELADLDPKVDWPGPLVVLISRISASASEIVSGTLKDYKRAIIVGGDHTFGKGSVQSVQPLRGGAFGALKTTVGMFFTPGGNSTQHRGVDADIEFPSPYSTDEIGEKTLDYSLPPKSIKPFLSAEAFVPAGVGYWHPIDGKIIRNLKQASKKRVAKNKDFKEVEDEIKKAKKQGRTIVVGEILKEREEKRAEEKKKGVDPDRILSKEEKQKKYLERADIQEAVNIAADLAAELGKVDIKVGSKSEDQ; the protein is encoded by the coding sequence ATGCGGTATTCCATAGGTTTCTTGAGTCGACTATCAGTTATTGTTATTGGTTTTTTAATATCATATCAGGCTTTTGCACAGAAAGCGGCGACCAGTAATCTCAGCTGTGACCACATTTGGGATATTGAACGGAGTTTTTTGGCCTATCATGTTCTTCACGATCAGCCGTCAAAAGAAATCGAAGACCGAACCATTGATCAGTTTATTGAAAAATTGGATGGGTCAAAGATTTATTTATTAAATAAGGACGTATCTCTACTTAAGCGAAAGTTAAAAGGGATTGTAAAAGCCACAGCCAATAAGCAGTGTACACCCATTGTGGAGGCCCAAGACTTGCTCGTGAAGCGAGTGGCTGAACGCGTGGCTTTTGTTAAGCAGTACTTAAATAAGGGTTTTAAGTTTGATCCAAAAACCTCTTTAAACCTGGATGCCGATGAGCGGGCCTATCCAGCGAGTAAAGCGCAAGCCGAGAAATTTCTGAAGCAGTATCTTCAGTTTCAAGTCGCCAACTATTTGGCCACGGATATGGAAATGGCCGAAGCCAAGAAGTATGTGGAGCGAAACTACGAACGAGTGGAGCGCCGGGTGCGCACTTATGAAACAGAAGATCTTTGGGCTACTTATATCGATGCCTTTGCTCACGCACTAGATCCTCATTCGAGTTATTTTTCACGGGACAGCTGGGAGGATTTTTTAATCAATATGAATCTTTCCTTAGAGGGAATTGGCGCTACCCTGAGTTCAAAAGACGGGTTTACGCTGATCGAAAATTTATTGCCTGGTGGGGCGGCTTACAAATCCAATCAGTTAAAAACACAAGATAAAATCATCGCAGTGGCCCAGGGCGAACAGGGTGAATTTGAAAATGTGATTGAAATGGAATTGCGTGATGTGGTTCGCCGAATTCGTGGGCCAAAGGGCTCAAAGGTGCGGCTGCGGGTTTTAAGAAAATCGGCCAAGAAGAATGAAACACTTACTGTGACGTTGGTTCGGCAAAAAGTGGATCTGGAGGACGAAGCCGCTGCGGTTACTTACTTAGATCGTAAGGTGGGGGATAAGACCTATAAAATAGCTCTTTTGGATCTTCCATCGTTTTACGCGGATACGCGAAAGGGTGGCCGTTCGGCGGCAAGTGACGTTAAGAAGCTTCTAGCTGAAGTGCGTGATAAGAATGTGGACTCAGTAGTTTTTGATTTGTCAACTAATGGTGGTGGATCACTCGATGATGCTGTGAAAATTGCAGGTTTGTTTTTTAGAGTGGGGAATGTGGTGAAGCAATCCAGCCGCGACATCGGTCGGCCGGCGCAAGAATTGGCTGATTTAGATCCAAAAGTGGATTGGCCAGGCCCACTTGTGGTGCTGATCAGTCGAATTTCTGCCAGTGCTTCTGAAATTGTTTCTGGCACCCTTAAGGATTACAAGCGGGCGATTATTGTGGGCGGCGACCACACCTTTGGTAAGGGCAGTGTGCAGTCTGTGCAACCTTTGAGGGGTGGGGCATTTGGCGCGCTAAAGACGACGGTGGGAATGTTTTTTACTCCAGGGGGTAACTCTACCCAGCATCGGGGAGTTGATGCAGATATAGAGTTTCCAAGTCCCTATTCAACCGATGAAATTGGCGAGAAAACTCTAGACTATTCATTGCCACCTAAGAGCATTAAACCCTTTTTGTCGGCAGAGGCGTTTGTTCCTGCGGGAGTGGGGTATTGGCATCCCATTGACGGAAAAATCATCCGCAATTTGAAGCAAGCTTCAAAAAAACGAGTGGCAAAAAACAAGGATTTTAAAGAAGTTGAAGATGAAATCAAAAAGGCCAAAAAGCAAGGTCGCACTATTGTAGTTGGTGAGATCCTGAAGGAGCGTGAAGAGAAGCGGGCCGAAGAAAAGAAAAAGGGCGTGGACCCTGATCGCATCTTATCAAAAGAAGAAAAACAGAAAAAATACCTTGAGCGTGCTGATATTCAAGAAGCCGTAAATATTGCAGCTGATTTGGCCGCCGAACTGGGTAAAGTTGACATAAAGGTCGGTTCAAAATCAGAAGACCAATAA